A single region of the Neotabrizicola shimadae genome encodes:
- the gcvT gene encoding glycine cleavage system aminomethyltransferase GcvT translates to MAGLLRLGLHDLHVALGGRMVPFAGYEMPVQYPAGVMREHLHTRSAAGLFDVSHMGQVLLIPKQGMEALALGFETLMPVDVLGLKEGRQRYGLLTNNDGGILDDLMFANRGDHLFVVVNAACKADDIAHMTTNLSEVAEVRAVTDRALLALQGPLAELALERLVPEVAGLRFMDQGTFEWEGAELWISRSGYTGEDGFEISVPDIAALGFADMLLAMEEVAPIGLGARDSLRLEAGLCLYGHDIDTSTSPVEADLGWAIQKARRPGGVRAGGFPGAGRILSELETGAARRRVGLRPEGRAPMREGTELFSGDAAVGRVTSGGFGPSLEAPIAMAYVPAALAAPGTKLEGEVRGKRLPVITCELPFRASTYKR, encoded by the coding sequence ATGGCCGGACTTCTGCGCTTGGGTCTTCATGATCTGCATGTGGCACTCGGCGGCCGCATGGTGCCATTTGCGGGCTACGAAATGCCGGTGCAGTACCCGGCCGGCGTGATGAGGGAACACCTCCATACGCGATCGGCAGCAGGCCTGTTCGACGTGAGTCACATGGGGCAGGTTCTGCTGATTCCCAAGCAAGGGATGGAGGCGCTGGCGCTCGGCTTCGAGACCTTGATGCCGGTCGATGTGCTGGGCCTCAAGGAAGGGCGCCAGCGTTATGGGCTTCTCACCAATAACGACGGCGGCATTCTTGACGACCTCATGTTCGCCAATCGGGGTGACCACCTGTTCGTTGTGGTCAATGCCGCTTGCAAGGCCGACGACATCGCGCACATGACAACAAATCTGTCCGAGGTCGCCGAAGTCCGCGCCGTGACGGACCGTGCACTATTGGCGCTTCAAGGGCCGTTGGCGGAACTTGCTCTTGAGCGGCTGGTCCCTGAGGTTGCGGGCCTGCGGTTCATGGATCAGGGCACTTTTGAGTGGGAAGGTGCGGAACTCTGGATCTCGCGATCGGGCTATACCGGCGAGGACGGGTTCGAGATTTCAGTGCCAGACATCGCTGCGCTCGGCTTCGCCGACATGCTGCTGGCGATGGAGGAGGTTGCGCCAATCGGCTTGGGCGCCCGCGACAGCCTGCGGCTTGAGGCCGGGCTCTGCCTCTATGGCCACGACATCGACACATCGACGTCCCCGGTCGAAGCGGACCTTGGATGGGCCATCCAGAAGGCTCGGCGCCCAGGCGGGGTTCGCGCCGGTGGTTTTCCCGGTGCCGGGCGCATCCTTTCCGAACTTGAGACCGGCGCCGCGCGTCGTCGCGTTGGCTTGCGCCCCGAAGGCCGAGCACCGATGCGTGAGGGAACGGAGTTGTTCAGCGGCGATGCCGCCGTCGGCCGTGTCACCTCGGGCGGCTTTGGTCCCAGTCTCGAGGCGCCCATCGCGATGGCCTATGTGCCTGCGGCCCTGGCCGCGCCTGGCACGAAGCTGGAAGGCGAGGTTCGGGGCAAGCGTCTTCCCGTGATCACCTGCGAGCTGCCCTTCCGGGCCTCCACCTACAAACGCTGA
- the gcvP gene encoding aminomethyl-transferring glycine dehydrogenase produces the protein MTYTPVDYNPYDFANRRHIGPSPAEMEEMLKAVGVRTLDELIDQTVPASIRQAIPLGWAPLAEHELLARMREVASRNKVMTSLIGQGYYGTVTPPAIQRNILENPAWYTAYTPYQPEIAQGRLEALLNYQTMVCDLTGLDVANASLLDEATAAAEAMTMAERAAKSKARAFFVDENCHPQTIGVIRTRALPLGIEILTGAPETLEPEKVFGAIFQYPGTHGHVRDFTDLIDKLHAAKALAVVATDLLALCILKEPGAMGADIAVGSAQRFGVPMGYGGPHAAFMSCRDELKRSMPGRIVGVSIDARGNKAYRLSLQTREQHIRREKATSNVCTAQALLAVMASFYAVFHGPKGLRAIAERVHFLTNRLARALKAAGAKVEPKAFFDTITVEVGVGQAGIMAAARAEGLNFRKVGTAHVGISLDETTDERVLLRVLRAFGIDGVPPHRAQLGFPEALARTSEYLTHPVFHMNRAESEMMRYMRRLSDRDLALDRAMIPLGSCTMKLNAAAEMMPITWPEFGSLHPFAPADQALGYREAIEDLSSKLCEITGYDAFSMQPNSGAQGEYAGLLTILAYHRARGDDQRRICLIPMSAHGTNPASAQMAGMQVVPVKTAPNGDVDLDDFRARAEEAGDRLASCMITYPSTHGVFEETVREVCRITHEHGGQVYIDGANMNALVGLVKPGEIGGDVSHLNLHKTFAIPHGGGGPGMGPIGVRAHLAPHLPGHPQTGGAEGPVSAAPYGSASILLISWAYCLMMGGEGLTQATRVAILNANYIASRLAGHYPILFMGNKGRVAHECILDTRPFAEAGVTVDDIAKRLIDNGFHAPTMSWPVAGTLMVEPTESETKAEIDRFITALLAIRGEIRAVEVGDIAPEDSPLRHAPHTVEDLVADWTRKYPREQGCFPPGSFRVDKYWPPVGRVDNVWGDRNLVCTCPPVEAYARAAE, from the coding sequence ATGACCTACACGCCCGTGGACTATAACCCCTACGACTTCGCCAACCGCCGCCATATCGGCCCTTCTCCGGCCGAGATGGAGGAGATGCTGAAAGCCGTGGGTGTGCGAACTCTGGACGAGCTGATCGACCAGACCGTGCCAGCCTCGATCCGGCAGGCAATTCCGTTGGGATGGGCGCCGCTTGCCGAGCACGAACTGCTGGCGCGGATGCGCGAGGTGGCATCGCGCAACAAGGTCATGACCTCGCTGATCGGGCAGGGGTACTACGGAACCGTCACGCCGCCGGCGATCCAGCGCAACATCCTGGAAAACCCCGCCTGGTACACCGCCTATACCCCGTATCAGCCCGAGATCGCGCAGGGCAGGCTGGAGGCATTGCTCAACTATCAGACCATGGTCTGCGACCTGACCGGCCTGGATGTCGCCAATGCCTCGCTTCTGGACGAGGCCACGGCTGCGGCCGAGGCGATGACGATGGCCGAGCGCGCCGCCAAGTCGAAGGCCCGCGCCTTCTTCGTGGATGAGAACTGCCATCCCCAGACCATTGGTGTGATCCGCACCCGGGCTCTGCCCCTGGGTATCGAGATCCTCACTGGCGCGCCCGAGACGCTGGAGCCGGAAAAGGTGTTCGGAGCGATCTTCCAGTATCCCGGCACCCACGGCCATGTCCGCGATTTCACCGACCTGATCGACAAGTTGCACGCAGCCAAGGCACTGGCCGTGGTGGCGACCGACCTTCTGGCGCTGTGCATCCTGAAGGAACCCGGTGCGATGGGGGCCGACATTGCTGTTGGCTCGGCACAACGTTTCGGTGTGCCGATGGGCTATGGCGGACCCCACGCAGCCTTCATGTCCTGCCGGGACGAGCTGAAGCGGTCCATGCCCGGCCGGATCGTTGGCGTCTCGATCGACGCGCGCGGCAACAAGGCGTACCGCCTGTCGCTGCAGACCCGCGAGCAGCACATCCGGCGAGAGAAGGCCACCTCGAACGTCTGCACGGCGCAGGCGCTTCTGGCAGTGATGGCGAGCTTCTATGCTGTCTTCCATGGTCCCAAAGGACTGCGTGCCATTGCCGAAAGGGTGCATTTCCTGACGAACCGACTTGCCCGCGCATTGAAGGCGGCAGGCGCAAAGGTCGAACCCAAGGCCTTCTTCGACACGATCACGGTCGAAGTCGGCGTGGGCCAGGCCGGCATCATGGCCGCTGCACGGGCCGAGGGGCTGAACTTCCGCAAGGTTGGCACTGCCCATGTCGGCATCAGCCTGGACGAAACGACCGACGAGCGCGTCCTCCTGCGCGTACTGCGCGCATTTGGCATCGACGGCGTGCCGCCGCACCGGGCGCAGCTTGGCTTTCCCGAGGCGCTGGCGCGGACCTCTGAATACCTGACGCATCCGGTTTTTCACATGAACCGGGCGGAGTCTGAAATGATGCGCTACATGCGTCGTCTGTCGGACCGCGATCTGGCGCTGGACCGGGCGATGATCCCGCTTGGTTCCTGCACCATGAAACTGAACGCGGCTGCCGAGATGATGCCGATCACCTGGCCCGAGTTCGGATCGCTGCACCCTTTCGCACCTGCCGACCAGGCGCTTGGCTACCGCGAGGCGATCGAGGACCTTTCGTCCAAGCTGTGCGAGATCACCGGCTACGACGCCTTCTCGATGCAGCCCAATTCGGGCGCACAGGGCGAATATGCCGGGCTTCTGACCATCCTCGCCTATCACCGCGCCCGCGGCGACGATCAACGGCGGATCTGCCTGATCCCGATGTCGGCCCACGGCACCAACCCGGCCTCGGCGCAGATGGCCGGGATGCAGGTAGTGCCGGTCAAGACCGCTCCCAATGGCGACGTGGACCTCGACGATTTCCGCGCCCGTGCCGAGGAGGCCGGTGACCGACTTGCCTCCTGCATGATCACCTACCCCTCGACTCACGGCGTCTTTGAGGAAACCGTGCGCGAGGTCTGCCGGATCACTCACGAGCATGGCGGCCAGGTCTACATCGACGGGGCCAACATGAATGCGTTGGTCGGGCTGGTGAAACCCGGCGAGATTGGGGGAGACGTTAGCCACCTGAACCTCCACAAGACCTTCGCGATCCCGCATGGCGGCGGTGGGCCCGGAATGGGTCCGATCGGCGTGCGCGCGCATCTGGCGCCCCACCTTCCGGGGCATCCCCAGACGGGGGGAGCCGAGGGGCCGGTATCGGCGGCGCCCTATGGCAGCGCCTCGATCCTGCTGATCTCCTGGGCTTATTGCCTGATGATGGGAGGCGAGGGACTGACCCAGGCGACGCGGGTGGCGATCCTGAACGCCAACTACATCGCGTCGCGGTTGGCCGGGCACTATCCGATCCTGTTCATGGGGAACAAGGGCCGCGTCGCCCATGAGTGTATTCTGGATACCCGTCCGTTCGCGGAAGCGGGCGTGACGGTTGACGATATCGCCAAGCGGCTGATCGACAATGGCTTCCACGCGCCCACGATGAGCTGGCCAGTTGCAGGGACGCTGATGGTCGAGCCGACCGAGTCCGAGACCAAAGCTGAAATCGACCGTTTCATCACGGCGCTGCTTGCTATCCGCGGAGAGATACGGGCCGTGGAAGTGGGCGACATCGCGCCAGAGGACTCTCCCCTCCGGCACGCCCCCCACACGGTAGAGGATCTGGTAGCCGACTGGACGCGCAAATACCCGCGTGAGCAGGGCTGCTTCCCGCCAGGCTCGTTCCGGGTGGACAAGTACTGGCCACCTGTAGGCCGGGTCGACAATGTCTGGGGCGACCGGAACCTTGTCTGCACCTGCCCGCCGGTCGAGGCCTACGCACGGGCGGCAGAGTAG
- a CDS encoding SRPBCC domain-containing protein: MAPRRDQASRFVAATSERLWLAWMMPADLVRWLPPPGMSGEVLALEPVPGGAFRIRLDYTDAAASHGKTDGAGDLVEARFVNLNPPRRFVQDVSFVTRDPRFAGTMRMTWGFEPEGQGTLVTVTAENVPPGISPEDHAEGLAASLAQLAAFTE; this comes from the coding sequence ATGGCGCCGCGCCGCGATCAGGCCAGCCGCTTCGTCGCTGCCACCTCGGAGCGGTTGTGGCTGGCCTGGATGATGCCGGCCGACCTGGTGCGGTGGCTGCCGCCGCCCGGAATGTCGGGCGAGGTTCTGGCTCTAGAGCCCGTTCCCGGCGGCGCCTTTCGCATCCGCCTCGACTACACCGATGCAGCGGCGAGCCACGGCAAGACAGATGGCGCCGGCGACCTGGTCGAGGCCCGTTTCGTCAACCTCAATCCGCCCCGGCGTTTCGTGCAGGACGTCTCCTTCGTCACCCGCGATCCCCGCTTTGCCGGAACCATGCGGATGACATGGGGTTTTGAACCCGAAGGGCAGGGTACCCTCGTCACCGTGACTGCCGAAAACGTGCCGCCCGGCATCTCGCCTGAGGATCATGCCGAAGGCCTTGCGGCCTCGCTGGCGCAACTGGCCGCCTTCACCGAATGA
- a CDS encoding phosphatase PAP2 family protein, which yields MDPHTFRGLPITLLVAAAVYAAVLFSGLTEDVLDSGALDDFDGAISAIVDPLRSEPELTWFRWISAIAGGPAILAVLLVSSGFLLLLPNRTPILALWAVFSGAQLTTTLGKVVIGRPRPEPMYDVAALAAFPSGHATVVMAVYGFIAYLIGRGIGDPMARFHVAFAALLLVALVGLSRIVLNVHFASDVLGGYLVGIFWLLVGVILVEARDRTTGGSRS from the coding sequence TTGGACCCGCACACGTTTCGGGGCCTGCCGATCACCCTGCTTGTTGCCGCCGCAGTCTATGCCGCGGTCTTGTTCAGCGGACTTACAGAAGACGTGCTGGATTCCGGCGCGCTGGATGATTTCGACGGAGCTATCAGCGCAATTGTCGATCCACTGCGGAGCGAGCCGGAACTCACCTGGTTCCGCTGGATCAGTGCCATCGCCGGTGGGCCGGCCATCCTTGCCGTGCTTCTCGTATCATCCGGCTTTCTGTTGCTCTTGCCAAACCGGACACCGATCCTGGCGCTTTGGGCCGTATTTTCCGGAGCGCAACTCACAACAACCCTGGGCAAGGTGGTGATCGGCCGTCCGCGGCCCGAGCCTATGTACGATGTCGCGGCCTTGGCCGCCTTTCCAAGTGGACATGCCACCGTGGTCATGGCCGTTTACGGGTTCATCGCCTATCTGATCGGGCGCGGCATCGGCGACCCGATGGCGCGCTTTCATGTGGCCTTTGCGGCGCTTCTGCTTGTGGCCCTGGTCGGGCTGAGCCGCATTGTGCTGAATGTGCATTTCGCGTCTGATGTGCTGGGGGGATACCTTGTCGGCATCTTCTGGCTTCTTGTCGGAGTGATCCTGGTCGAGGCCCGTGATCGAACCACCGGCGGAAGCAGGTCATGA
- the soxR gene encoding redox-sensitive transcriptional activator SoxR, translating into MQNRQQGLTIGDLADRTGLAVSAIRFYETHGIVRPLRNTGGHRRYGRSDLRRLSFAMIAQRLGFPLAEIAAHLAALPDERAPDKSDWEAIATGFRQRIAERIASLQALSDKLDGCIGCGCLSLDRCALYNVNDKAAQRGAGPRWLMGDRSEDV; encoded by the coding sequence ATGCAGAACCGTCAGCAAGGCCTGACCATCGGCGATCTGGCGGACCGCACAGGCCTGGCCGTTTCGGCGATCCGGTTTTACGAAACGCATGGCATCGTGCGGCCGCTGCGCAACACGGGCGGGCACCGCCGCTATGGCCGGTCCGATCTTCGGCGGCTGTCCTTTGCGATGATCGCGCAGCGATTGGGCTTTCCTCTGGCCGAGATTGCAGCCCACCTAGCCGCGCTTCCGGACGAGCGGGCGCCCGACAAGTCCGACTGGGAAGCGATCGCCACCGGCTTCCGGCAACGCATCGCAGAACGCATTGCATCCCTGCAGGCACTGTCGGACAAGCTGGACGGCTGCATCGGTTGTGGCTGCCTTTCGCTGGACCGCTGCGCCCTCTACAACGTCAATGACAAGGCGGCTCAGCGGGGGGCCGGTCCCCGCTGGCTGATGGGCGACCGCTCGGAGGATGTGTGA
- a CDS encoding valine--tRNA ligase — MPMEKTFSPAEAEARISAAWEAANAFRAGANAKPGAESFSIMIPPPNVTGSLHMGHAFNNTLQDILIRWHRMRGHDTLWQPGTDHAGIATQMVVERELARSQQPSRREMGREEFLKKVWEWKAQSGGTIIRQLKRLGASCDWSRLAFTMSGAPGAPKGEDGNFHDAVIKVFVDLYDKGLIYRGKRLVNWDPHFETAISDLEVEQVEVAGHMHHLRYKLADGVSYKHPVAFDEEGKPTEWETRDYLVVATTRPETMLGDTGVAVNPSDSRYALLVGKEIILPLVGRRIPIVADDYADPTKGTGCVKITPAHDFNDWEVGQRTGLRVVNVMDSQAAMFLAENGDFLEGSEPTPECMALHGLDRYDARKQILILAENEGWLDQIVPERHQVPHGDRSKVAIEPLLTDQWFVDTSRIVGPALEAVRKGDTVILPERDQRVYFHWLENIEPWCISRQLWWGHQIPVWYGLPLAEPSFMDDEGDGALDAVELARFLADLPQGRDPLIRCAAGFEAVAEKFRDDLAILPHPLANARVVEVADRDAAEAALADALAEYAVDQDATKLVYPVWRDPDVLDTWFSSGLWPIGTLGWPEPTPELKRYFPTSVLVTGFDIIFFWVARMMMMQLAVVGEVPFRTVYVHALVRDEKGKKMSKSLGNVLDPLDLIDEFGADAVRFTLTAMAAMGRDLKLSTARIQGYRNFGTKLWNACRFAEMNGVWDGHATQAEPPKLEATVNRWIIGETARTRAEVDAALAEFRFDQAADALYRFVWGKVCDWYVEFAKPLFDGPQAAETRATMAWVLDQCMILLHPMMPFLTEDLWATTGARAKMLVHTDWPTYGEELVDAPSMDEMRWVTGLIDEIRSARTQMHVPVGLKLDMLSLSIDVTARAAWDRNEALIKRLARIDSLTEAAAAPKGAITIPVEGATFALPLDGIIDIAAEKARLGKALEKLAKEIGGLKGRLNNPSFVASAPEEVVDEARANLEAREDESAKISAALARLAEIG, encoded by the coding sequence ATGCCGATGGAAAAGACCTTTTCGCCCGCCGAGGCCGAGGCCCGCATCTCCGCAGCCTGGGAAGCCGCCAACGCCTTCAGGGCTGGGGCGAACGCGAAACCGGGCGCCGAATCCTTCTCCATCATGATCCCGCCTCCCAACGTGACCGGCTCGCTGCACATGGGTCACGCCTTCAACAACACCTTGCAGGACATCCTGATCCGCTGGCACCGGATGCGCGGCCACGACACGCTGTGGCAACCCGGCACCGACCATGCCGGCATCGCCACGCAGATGGTGGTTGAACGCGAACTGGCGCGCAGCCAGCAGCCGTCGCGGCGCGAGATGGGGCGGGAGGAGTTCCTTAAGAAGGTCTGGGAGTGGAAGGCGCAGTCTGGTGGCACGATCATCCGCCAGCTGAAGCGGCTTGGTGCCTCGTGCGACTGGTCACGGCTGGCCTTCACAATGTCGGGGGCCCCCGGCGCGCCCAAGGGTGAAGACGGCAACTTCCATGACGCCGTGATCAAGGTCTTCGTCGATCTCTATGACAAGGGCCTGATCTACCGCGGCAAGCGGCTGGTGAACTGGGACCCGCATTTCGAGACGGCGATTTCCGATCTGGAGGTCGAGCAGGTCGAGGTTGCCGGCCACATGCACCATCTGCGCTACAAGCTGGCGGATGGCGTGTCCTACAAGCACCCGGTGGCCTTCGATGAAGAGGGCAAGCCGACCGAATGGGAGACCCGTGACTATCTGGTGGTCGCAACCACCCGGCCCGAGACCATGCTGGGCGATACCGGCGTGGCCGTGAATCCGTCCGATTCGCGTTATGCCCTGCTTGTCGGCAAGGAGATCATCCTTCCGCTGGTCGGACGCCGTATTCCCATCGTGGCGGATGACTATGCCGACCCGACAAAGGGAACCGGCTGCGTGAAGATCACGCCGGCGCATGACTTCAATGACTGGGAGGTCGGACAGCGGACCGGCCTGCGCGTCGTGAACGTCATGGACAGCCAAGCTGCGATGTTCCTGGCCGAGAACGGCGATTTCCTGGAAGGTTCAGAACCGACGCCCGAGTGCATGGCACTACACGGTCTGGACCGTTATGATGCGCGCAAGCAGATCCTGATCCTCGCCGAGAACGAGGGCTGGCTCGACCAGATCGTTCCAGAACGTCACCAAGTGCCACATGGCGACCGATCCAAGGTCGCCATCGAGCCCCTGCTGACCGACCAGTGGTTCGTCGATACCTCGAGGATCGTGGGCCCCGCGCTGGAGGCCGTCCGCAAAGGCGACACGGTGATCCTTCCGGAACGCGACCAGCGCGTGTATTTCCACTGGCTTGAGAACATTGAACCCTGGTGCATCAGCCGACAGCTTTGGTGGGGCCATCAGATTCCGGTCTGGTACGGCCTGCCATTGGCTGAGCCTTCGTTCATGGACGACGAAGGCGACGGGGCGTTGGATGCCGTCGAACTCGCCCGTTTCCTGGCTGACCTGCCTCAAGGACGTGACCCGCTGATCCGCTGCGCCGCTGGTTTCGAGGCAGTGGCAGAGAAATTCCGCGATGATCTCGCCATTCTGCCTCATCCTCTGGCCAACGCCCGCGTGGTCGAGGTCGCAGACCGCGACGCTGCGGAGGCGGCTCTGGCCGATGCCCTGGCCGAGTATGCGGTGGACCAGGATGCGACGAAGCTGGTTTACCCGGTCTGGCGCGACCCGGACGTTCTGGACACGTGGTTTTCTTCCGGCCTCTGGCCCATTGGCACGCTTGGCTGGCCGGAGCCCACGCCGGAGCTTAAGCGATACTTCCCGACATCGGTGCTGGTGACCGGTTTCGATATCATCTTCTTCTGGGTCGCCCGGATGATGATGATGCAGCTTGCCGTGGTGGGCGAGGTGCCGTTCCGCACCGTCTATGTCCACGCCCTCGTCCGCGACGAGAAGGGCAAGAAGATGTCCAAGTCGCTCGGCAACGTGCTGGACCCGCTTGACCTGATCGACGAGTTCGGCGCCGACGCCGTGCGCTTCACGCTGACCGCGATGGCCGCGATGGGGCGCGACCTGAAGCTTTCGACCGCCCGTATCCAGGGCTATCGCAACTTCGGCACAAAACTCTGGAACGCCTGCCGCTTTGCCGAGATGAACGGTGTCTGGGACGGACATGCCACGCAGGCCGAACCGCCGAAGCTCGAGGCGACAGTGAACCGCTGGATCATCGGTGAGACGGCACGCACCCGGGCCGAAGTGGATGCGGCCTTGGCCGAGTTCCGCTTCGATCAGGCGGCAGACGCGCTGTACAGGTTTGTCTGGGGCAAGGTCTGCGACTGGTATGTCGAATTCGCCAAGCCCCTCTTCGACGGGCCGCAGGCCGCCGAGACGCGGGCCACAATGGCCTGGGTCCTGGACCAGTGCATGATCCTTCTGCACCCGATGATGCCCTTCCTGACCGAAGATCTCTGGGCCACCACCGGCGCCCGCGCCAAGATGCTGGTCCATACCGACTGGCCGACCTATGGCGAAGAACTGGTCGATGCCCCTTCGATGGACGAAATGCGGTGGGTGACCGGCCTGATCGACGAGATCCGGTCGGCGCGGACGCAGATGCACGTTCCGGTGGGGCTGAAACTGGACATGCTGTCCTTGTCCATCGATGTAACCGCGCGCGCTGCGTGGGACAGGAACGAGGCGCTGATCAAGCGCCTTGCCCGGATCGACAGTCTGACCGAGGCCGCGGCTGCACCGAAAGGCGCCATCACCATTCCGGTCGAGGGAGCGACCTTTGCTCTGCCACTGGACGGCATCATCGACATCGCGGCCGAAAAAGCGCGTCTCGGCAAGGCTCTGGAAAAGCTGGCGAAGGAAATCGGTGGGCTCAAGGGGCGGCTGAACAACCCCAGCTTCGTAGCATCGGCACCAGAAGAGGTCGTGGACGAGGCTCGCGCAAACCTGGAAGCCCGCGAGGACGAATCTGCCAAGATCTCCGCAGCACTAGCCCGGTTGGCCGAAATCGGCTGA
- the gcvH gene encoding glycine cleavage system protein GcvH — translation MKYTKEHEWLRVEGDLVVVGITEHAATALGDVVFVELPETETVVATGDEVVVIESVKAASDILAPVDGEIVAVNSKLADNPGLVNEDPLGAAWFFKMRVDDLAVLDDLMDEDEYYEMIG, via the coding sequence ATGAAGTACACCAAGGAACACGAATGGCTGCGGGTCGAGGGCGATCTTGTGGTCGTCGGCATCACGGAACACGCCGCCACCGCGCTAGGCGATGTGGTCTTCGTAGAGTTGCCCGAGACAGAGACCGTGGTTGCCACTGGCGACGAGGTGGTGGTGATCGAGAGCGTCAAGGCGGCGTCCGACATTCTCGCCCCGGTCGACGGCGAGATCGTCGCGGTGAACTCGAAGCTGGCCGATAACCCCGGCCTGGTGAACGAGGACCCGCTTGGTGCCGCTTGGTTCTTCAAGATGAGGGTCGACGACCTTGCCGTGCTCGACGATCTCATGGACGAGGACGAGTACTACGAGATGATCGGCTGA
- a CDS encoding diacylglycerol kinase, with product MKNRPFHQRLAFALTGIATAWRRERSLRVQSAVAVVALLALVLLRASALWWAVVVLAIAIVITAELFNSALEALIDHLHPDQHPEVGALKDMAAAAVLVSSIGAAVVGALFLWSTF from the coding sequence ATGAAAAACCGCCCCTTTCATCAACGCCTTGCCTTCGCACTTACCGGAATAGCCACGGCCTGGAGGCGGGAACGCAGCCTGCGCGTTCAGTCCGCCGTGGCCGTCGTCGCATTGCTGGCGCTTGTCCTCCTGCGGGCGTCCGCCCTCTGGTGGGCGGTCGTCGTCCTTGCGATCGCCATCGTGATCACCGCTGAACTCTTCAACTCAGCGCTGGAGGCACTGATCGATCACCTTCACCCCGACCAGCATCCGGAGGTTGGCGCCCTCAAGGACATGGCGGCGGCCGCCGTGCTGGTGTCCAGCATCGGCGCCGCGGTCGTGGGTGCGCTTTTCCTCTGGTCGACGTTCTGA
- a CDS encoding c-type cytochrome → MKLSLIALAVATVAAAPALAAGDAEKGAKEFNKCKACHAIIADDGTAIVKGGKTGPNLYGVVGRKAASEEGFKYGAGLVELGETGLVWDETLIAEYVADPSKFVKEKTGDSAAKSNMTFKLAKGGEDVAAYLASVKPAQ, encoded by the coding sequence ATGAAACTTTCCCTGATTGCACTTGCCGTGGCCACCGTCGCTGCCGCTCCCGCGCTTGCGGCCGGTGACGCAGAAAAGGGCGCCAAGGAGTTCAACAAGTGCAAGGCGTGCCACGCGATCATCGCGGATGACGGCACAGCCATCGTGAAGGGCGGCAAGACCGGCCCGAACCTTTACGGCGTCGTGGGCCGCAAGGCCGCTTCAGAAGAGGGGTTCAAGTACGGTGCCGGCCTTGTGGAGCTTGGCGAGACCGGTCTTGTCTGGGACGAGACACTCATCGCCGAATATGTCGCTGATCCGTCCAAGTTCGTGAAAGAGAAGACCGGGGACAGCGCAGCGAAGTCGAACATGACCTTCAAGTTGGCAAAGGGCGGTGAGGATGTTGCCGCCTATCTCGCTTCAGTCAAGCCCGCGCAATAA
- a CDS encoding VOC family protein: MTTRLEHVNVTVPDPAASAALLCRLFGWRIRWQGPGMTTGRTVHVGGDDSYIALFTFGDSRPSGEESYRTTAGLNHIAVVVDDLDATEARVKAEGLTPVNHAAYEPGRRFYFDTPDGIEIEVVTYG, from the coding sequence ATGACGACCCGACTGGAACATGTAAATGTCACCGTTCCCGATCCCGCTGCCAGCGCGGCGCTGCTTTGCAGGCTTTTCGGGTGGCGCATCCGCTGGCAGGGACCGGGCATGACAACTGGCCGAACCGTGCATGTGGGGGGTGACGATTCTTACATCGCCCTGTTCACGTTCGGCGATTCCCGCCCTTCGGGGGAGGAGAGCTACCGCACTACAGCTGGGCTGAACCATATTGCCGTGGTGGTTGATGACCTTGATGCTACTGAGGCGCGGGTCAAGGCCGAAGGGCTGACGCCGGTCAACCACGCCGCATATGAACCGGGCCGGCGCTTCTACTTCGACACGCCGGACGGCATCGAAATCGAGGTCGTGACCTACGGGTGA
- the lipB gene encoding lipoyl(octanoyl) transferase LipB has translation MVEWIRSSGLVPYEEAVAFMEARVAAISEGRADEAIWLLEHPPLYTAGTSARAEDLTDPGRFPVYQTGRGGQYTYHGPGQRVVYVMLDVARRGRDVRCFVRYLENWVIAALAEFNVTGEIRPGRVGVWVVRPDRPVSADGSPAEEKIAAIGVKLRKWVSFHGISINVEPDLSHFSGIIPCGIRDHGVTSLVDLGLPVSMADLDVALESTFARVFGSSASCATM, from the coding sequence ATGGTGGAATGGATCCGGTCTTCCGGCCTTGTGCCTTACGAGGAAGCCGTCGCGTTCATGGAGGCGCGGGTCGCCGCAATTTCGGAAGGCCGGGCGGATGAGGCAATATGGCTGCTGGAACACCCGCCGCTTTACACTGCGGGCACCTCTGCCCGTGCCGAGGACCTGACCGATCCCGGCCGATTTCCGGTCTATCAGACCGGGCGCGGCGGACAGTACACCTATCACGGGCCGGGCCAGCGGGTGGTTTACGTCATGCTGGACGTCGCAAGACGCGGCCGCGATGTCCGCTGCTTCGTTCGATACCTTGAAAACTGGGTGATCGCCGCCTTGGCAGAGTTCAACGTGACCGGAGAGATCCGGCCAGGCCGCGTCGGCGTATGGGTTGTGCGTCCCGACCGCCCGGTCTCTGCCGACGGTTCACCGGCCGAGGAAAAGATCGCCGCGATAGGCGTGAAGCTGCGCAAGTGGGTCAGCTTCCACGGCATATCCATAAATGTAGAGCCAGACCTCAGCCATTTCTCCGGCATCATCCCTTGCGGTATCCGCGACCATGGTGTCACCAGCCTTGTGGACCTGGGTCTTCCCGTTTCGATGGCCGATCTTGATGTGGCGCTGGAGTCCACTTTCGCCCGTGTGTTCGGTTCGAGCGCGAGCTGCGCGACGATGTGA